The following is a genomic window from Xyrauchen texanus isolate HMW12.3.18 chromosome 6, RBS_HiC_50CHRs, whole genome shotgun sequence.
cttttacattttgtaattgaTCATTAAAATGAGTGAATCTAAATGACTTCCTGTTGTATCTTACTGACCCACTGATGCAGTAACAGCCGCCGTTATATTTATTGTAACTAAAAAATAATCCGCATAAGTAGATAAATTGTCACGTATGGATAGCAAGACTGACCAATGAAAGAAATAACAGATATAGCAGATGAGAGTcaggaaatagaaataaaacaattatatagtAATAGATACTGTAAAGTAAAAAACAGAAAAGCGCTGTTTTCTGTTGCCGGATGATGTATTTCCTAATGAAATTGGGGCGGGGCTTAAACAGCCCGTGCCATTTTCAAAATCAGCCAATAAGCTTTCGCTTACgtcacacacatgtgcacacacactacagcatgGATTGAGCactagaggtcttcacgggtccaaaAAATGTGTGCCCGAACCCGAAGAGACCCGGAAATGTGCGATCCGGAACCAACACTGACCCGTCTGttatttgaaagtttggacccaggcccgtgcagaaccgagaaatgccgTAAATGTACTTTCTGGAACTGACTCAGTCTATTATTTGCAAGTTTGGACCCGGACGGGACACACAGACCCGATTGAACCCGATTGGCACAGATCCCGCAGCTAACTGCTATTAACAAGTTCATTTAAAAAAGGTTGTGAAAATAAACCTTTGTGTCTTCCCTAATGTAACATTAGTGGCCTTCTCTCCTGTACCTGACCGTGACACAAACAAtcatcctccttgccaagaaagatGGCATAATAACATATGTTAAGGGGTCTTGTGAGATTCAGTCATTCAGGATTGCTTTTAAGTGTTTCTAACAAAGGCATTTTTCTCCATTGTAGGCCTAGATAATAAAATCCTCGTTTCCTCATGAAATTTAAACGAGAGCCATTATTCAAATCCACTCACATATAATGTTTCAAAGACGGTTATAATCGTGTATATTGTACAACTGTAACACTGTTCACCAgctggatgcagtttatttatttcacgatatacacattgtgtgtgtgtgtgtgtgtgtctgtatgtgtgtgtgtgtgtctgtctgtatgtgtgtctgtctgtgtgtgtgtctctgtatgtgtgtctgtctgtatgtgtgtctgtctgtatgtgtgtctctctgtgtgtgtgtgtctgtctgtatgtgtgtgtgtctgtatgtgtgagtgtgtgtctgtatgtgtatgtgtgtgtgtctgtatgtgtgtgtgtgtgtctgtatgtgtgtgtgtgtgtctgtatgtgtatgtgtgtgtgtgtctatctgtgtgtgtgtctgtatgtgtgtgtgtctgtatgtgtgagtgtgtgtctgtatgtgtatgtgtgtgtgtgtctgtatgtgtgtctgtatgtgtgtgtgtgtgtctgtatgtgtatgtgtgtctgtctgtatgtgtgtgtgtctgtatgtgtatgtgtctgtctgtatgtgtgtgtctgtctgtatgtgtgtgtgtctgtctgtatgtgtgtgtctgtgtgtgtgtctgtatgtgtatgtgtgtctgtatgtgtgtgtgtgtctgtctgtgtgtgtgtctgtatgtgtgagtgagtgtgtgtctgtatgtgtgtgtgtgtctgtatgtgtgtgtctgtatgtgtgtctgtctgtatgtgtgtctctctgtgtgtgtgtgtctgtctgtatgtgtgtgtgtctatatgtgtgagtgtgtgtctgtatgtgtgtgtgtgtctgtatgtgtgtctgtctgtatgtgtgtgtctctctgtgtgtgtgtgtctgtctgtgtgtgtgtgtctgtatgtgtgagtgtgtgtctgtatgtgtgtgtgtgtgtctgtatgtgtgtctgtctgtatgtgtgtctctctgtgtgtgtgtgtctgtctgtatgtgtgtgtgtctgtatgtgagtgtgtgtctctctgtgtgtgtgtgtgtgtgtctgtgtttgtgtcagtctgtatgtgtgtgtctgtatgtgtgagtgtgtctgtatgtgtgtctgtctgtgtgtgtgtgtgtctgtatgtgtgtctgtctgtgtgtctgtctgtgtgtgtgtgtctgtctgtatgtgtgtgtgtgtctgtatgtgtgagtgtgtgtctgtatgtgtgagtgtgtctgtatgtgacaGTTGTGACATTTGTGACtgatgtgacagttgtgacagatgtgacagttgtgacagatgtgacagttgtgacagttgtgacagatgtgacagttgtgacagttgtgacagatgtgacagttgtgactGATGTGACATTTGTGACAgttgtgacagatgtgacagttgtgacagttgtgacagatgtgacagATGTGACTGATGTGACATTTGTGACAgttgtgacagatgtgacagttgtgacagatgtgacagttgtgacagatgtgacagttgtgacagatgtgacagatgtgacagttgtgacagatgtgacagttgtgacagttgtgacagatgtgacagttgtgacagttgtgacagatgtgacagttgtgacagttgtgacagatgtgacagatgtgacagttgtgacagatgtgacagttgtgacagatgtgacagatgtgacagttgtgacagatgtgacagttgtgacagATGTGACGTTTGTGACAGTTGTGACAGATGTGACAATTGTGACATTTGTGACAgttgtgacagatgtgacagATGTGACCgatgtgacagttgtgacagttgtgacagatgtgacagttgtgacagttgtgacagatgtgacagttgtgacagatgtgacagatgtgacagttgtgacagatgtgacagttgtgacagttgtgacagatgtgacagttgtgacagatgtgacagttgtgacagatgtgacagttgtgacagTTGTGACATTTGTGACtgatgtgacagttgtgacagatgtgacagttgtgacagatgtgacagatgtgacagatgtgacagttgtgacagatgtgacagttgtgacagatgtgacagatgtgacagatgtgacagttgtgacagatgtgacagttgtgacagTTGTGACATTTGTGACtgatgtgacagttgtgacagatgtgacagttgtgacagatgtgacagatgtgacagttgtgacagatgtgacagatgtgacagttgtgacagatgtgacagatgtgacagttgtgacagatgtgacagttgtgacagttgtgacagatgtgacagttgtgactGATGTGACATTTGTGACAgttgtgacagatgtgacagatgtgacagttgtgacagatgtgacagttgtgacagTTGTGATTGATGTGACATTTGTGACAgttgtgacagatgtgacagttgtgacagatgtgacatttgtgacagttgtgacagatgtgacagatgtgacagttgtgactGATGTGACATTTGTGACTGATGTGACATTTGTGACAgttgtgacagatgtgacagatgtgacagttgtgacagatgtgacagttgtTGATAgttgtgacagatgtgacagttgtgacagATGTGACCGATGTGACAGATGTGACAGATGCGACAGTTGTGACAGTTGTTGACAgttgtgacagatgtgacagttgtgacagatgtgacagttgtaaacagttgtgacagatgtgacagttgtgacagatgtgacagttgtaaacagttgtgacagatgtgacagttgtgacagatgtgacagttgtaaacagttgtgacagatgtgacagttgtgaaagatgtgacagttgtaaacagttgtgacagatgtgacagttgtgacagTTGTAAACAGTTGTGACAgttgtgacagatgtgacagttgtAAACAGTTGTGACAgttgtgacagatgtgacagttgtaaacagttgtgacagatgtgacagttgtgacagTTGTAAACAGTTGTGACAgttgtgacagatgtgacagttgtaaacagttgtgacagatgtgacagttgtgactGATGTGACAGTTGTAAACAgttgtgacagatgtgacagatgtgacagttgtaaacagttgtgacagatgtgacagttgtgacagatgtgacagatgtgacatttgtgacagatgtgacagttgtAAACAGTTGTGACAGATGTGACATTTGTGACAGTTGTAAACAgttgtgacagatgtgacagttgtaaacagttgtgacagatgtgacagttgtaaacagttgtgacagatgtgacagatgtgacatttgtgacagatgtgacagttgtaaacagttgtgacagatgtgacagttgtaaacagttgtgacagatgtgacagttgtgacagatgtgacagttgtaaacagttgtgacagatgtgacagttgtaaacagttgtgacagatgtgacagttgtgacagatgtgacagttgtAAACAGTTGTGACATATGTGACAGTTGTGACTGATGTGACAGTTGTAAACAGTTGTGACAGTTGTGACAGTGTGTGTCACATCTGTCACAACTCTCTAACTCTGAATGATTTGACGAATATTTGCGAAattagcaaaatatttttttaggtacttaaaaaaaataaagcctattttaggactTTAAAAGGaccgtttttttaaataataatcggCCAAATCCTTGCCAAGGCCAATTTCAAAGCTAACATTTGATGTGTGCTATATCcaatcaaatatttgtattaacattttaataggcttaatttatttaaaataactcatatattttaatagtaatatattttaataatattttgtgcACAGGGGCCCTGGGTAGCTCATTGAGTATTGacatgagtttgaattcagggcgtgctgagtgactccagtcaggtctccatagcaaccatattggcccggttgctagggagggtagagtcacatggggtaacctccttgtggtcactataatgtggttctcgctctcggtggggcgtgtggtgagttgtgcgcggatgccgaggagaatagcgtgaagcctccgtggtaacgcgctcaacatgtcacgtgataagatgcgcagattgacggtattttataatgtattttcctagtttaatattgaaagtctgaaGGATAAACCACATACACACGATGAACGCCTGCTGAAAAGTTCccaattcacttttatttagaCCTTCAAATGACAAAAGAAAAATCaaagtttgttttaataaaaatcaacccctgagtcattaaagtgcccgaagttggggaaaaaaaaacccccattgacttacaatctTGCTTGCAAGAGCAACAGACTCAGTTCAAGGTTTCCTCACATTAACAATGAACTTCACATTCAACAAAGAACTAAATGACTTTAATGCAATTGGCTCAAACTCAGCAgacatacattacaataatacTAACTATTGCCCCCCCCCATAGAGACAGAACGTTTATAGGGTACATTAATAGTCTTAATAGCAGACTATAAAAACTGACccgaacaaacacacaaaaccccAAACGGCAAACGAATGTATGTGAAACCACGTGGACTTCGGTCGTATTAGATTGCATTTATGATGTTTATGTGGGGGGTGGAGGCAGAACAGGAAGACCACTGTTGTCCTGGAAACGCGTTTCATCTGAAATCCCATACTGCTCCAGAGGATCCTATAATCACGACAGGAGATCACAAATAACATCAAAGCATATTCAGTTATATTCTATACATCACCGTGACCAATATTGCTCTTATTTGGATATCCGTGGGGTGCTTTTTGCATTAACGAGGGGTCGTTCACACCGAATCGTTGCGTCAATCAAAGCTAGAGGGAGCGTAACGTATAGAAGAGAACACGGGTGTCTCGAGACGCATCACTCCTGTGCGAGACATGCTGtaactttttgtaatttttgtgattggtcttttcttttttcattttttacccTCAAGTTCATACTGAGCTAAGGCTTGGACTCTTTGCGGTCAATATTGACCGGAACagtctttacatttatgcatttgccagacgcttttatccaaagcgacttacagtgcacttattacagggacaatcccccccggagcaacctggagttaagtgtcttgctcaaggacacaatggtggtgactgtggggatcgaaccaggaaccttctgagtaccaatgtattatacagagcacttattacagggacaatccccccggagcaacctggagttaagtgtcttactcaaggacacaatggtggtgactgtggggatcaaaccagcaaccttctgattaccaatgtattatacagagcacttattacagggacaatccccccggagcaacctggagttaagtgtcttactcaaggacacaatggtggtggctgtggggatcaaaccagcaaccttctgattaccagttatgttccttagcccactacgccaccaccacgccaCCAACACTCTTTGTGTTACACATTTTTTCTAATacgtataatatacattttttgacaCATTTTGTGTGTAACACCTCTTAAATAActtcttataattttttttttacctaaatgagcttaaatgacactttttttaatatatttttttaatttaaaataagccATTTTTTTTGTTAGCCTCACGTGAGTAAAAAGCTCATTTAAGCACCTATTTAAACATGCATTAGGGGCATTGCTGCCATCGGCtgaaaaaaacatgacaaaaaaaaaaaaaagataatttcattGCAATGACAAGTATAGCCTATAGGTGGCCTCAGTGTTCCCCTTATTGTTGCCTGGTCACTGAAACTCAATTTTGAGATATTATCACAAGTAATGCATTATtagaaatttcacattcttattctgctgttgaaagtaatccagagcatGAATTTATATAATTCGTTAGCGATCAAGTAACAGCTGCGCCCCGTTTGACTGAGAGGCGGCGGATGTGtaatgttggtattgtgataatgtatagactTTATTGTACATCTTGATGCAATAACATGATGGAAAAAGTATCTCTCATTCTATAGAACAATTATTTGACTTCCatacgtaacataaaataattaacatATGACAACAGTCTTCTAAAGGTgttccggagagagagagagttacaggcagctgcccagcatgtgtttgtctttttgtttaagtttgttattaaactataatttatattgttaagccagttctcgccgcctcctttccattgaacttcattacactggtgccgaaacatgggaaggaggagggatgtgtcgtcttcgccactaccatccacccctacggagcagccacggccatctgccaggggacggaggagcccgaccgcctgagagcggaggaacggctgccgaccgcgaggggagggtcctagccgaccgcctggagcgggagaactgctgccaggagCTGAGGAGGCCCCTACCAGCCGCTAGAACACGGCGGGGTTGAGAGGACCGgcgaggggctcctggccgaccgcctggagtgggagaaccgctgccaggggtggatgagacccctaccagccactagAACGCGGCGGGGTTGAGAGGACCGCCGACCGCAagcagggaggggctcctggccgactgcctggagtgggagaactgctgccagggccggaggagacccctaccagccactagAATGCAGAGGAGTTGAGAGGACCGGCTACcatgagcggggaggggctcctggctgaccgcctggagcgggagaaccgctgctagGGGTGGatgagacccctaccagccactagaatgcggaggggtcgagagaaccgctgaccgcgagcagggaggggctcctggagcggaagaaccgctgccaggggtgggtaAGATCCCTTCCGATCCACCGAAAACGCGGTGGGGCATttcgtccgccaggggccggaggactgcatTAAATCTgcccggggaggcgtggctgtcatccactagagggtggaggagtggccgaggaccaagctacggcgtatcggagaaccggcgagtacgttttgtttcttctctctcctctctctctcctgctgtcgctccgtgatgctgcacacccaccCCTAATCAAGCTAATCAAGGGATAAAGGGATAAAGGGACCGGAGGCAgcagttccagagagagagagttacgggcagctgcccggcatatgtttgtctttttgtttaagtttgtttttaaactatgatttatattgttaagatggttctcgccgcctcctttccactgaacttcATTACAGCTGTAATGAAGAGCGTTTTTTGAAACGGAAGGTGGAAGCAAACGCCATTCcaatgtggatgagaggcgtaaacacaGCAAATGGTTtccattttcaaacaaaatcgTACAAGTGCATATCTCAATGTCACAACCTAAAATTCAACACTATTCTTTTGCTGCCTTACAGCGCTGCTGTTTTCGTTCAGGAAATGCAAATCGAGTCAAGATTGTTACCATGTCCCTCTCACCTTGCCAGTCAATCGATGGATTTCCGTGCGGTAGAAGATGATATTCTTGCGCATGAATTCATAACTGTAATACAGAATCAGATTTCGGTTCATTACGATGAAATGCACAGAATCACAGGTGAAGTAAGTGTGTAACACACCTCGCTTTAATGATGGCATCAATCCACTCAACACACTGCTGCTCTGAGTCGCACTCAAACAGATACTTCCGTGCCGCTTCATCAA
Proteins encoded in this region:
- the LOC127645825 gene encoding pleckstrin homology domain-containing family J member 1-like; its protein translation is MRFNEKELVFLSRQPSERAAELGMRGPNKGDVVKKRLVKLIVNFLFYFRTDEDEPIGALLLEQCRVEREDHHVFSIVFLDEAARKYLFECDSEQQCVEWIDAIIKASYEFMRKNIIFYRTEIHRLTGKDPLEQYGISDETRFQDNSGLPVLPPPPT